One Hydrogenoanaerobacterium saccharovorans DNA segment encodes these proteins:
- a CDS encoding FtsK/SpoIIIE family DNA translocase encodes MAGKKGGGSTATKRKNSAKSAAETKARQEAQARYQKQLCALGLFAAGIFLFAVCIIEGKNFWTTLHNSLFGLFGWCAFLLPVSLIYIAILATLDKGNIKHKLWQTGALILLLCGVTHAFAIGELESEGLWKGIVYLFENGTRLRGGGLLAGVIGVPFTAMFGATGAKVTMIILIFTFLMIITGTTLHEFMKSAYKPVKKIEEAYMEKAEERRTVAGARFNIDVPLAEELPQHPVQVAKPTLEYTDSMKMAKEKLVGEDTEHFAEEPPKAKSFFGFGKKQPPAEQEEKQDKLGIDDIINKAMGLEANAFKPVYISDADAENGMISEPVVEQQTEDGRFHFQIGVEEKIENEFTETSAETEKDEGLIKEIPVEQVNSLPLEPMDAHTMLQRALAEEIEPAQDNQIDGRFKAKFTENDGKEDFNAYIFPPISLLKETKNDLASDVPDELKANAQLLVDTLNSFGVQTRIIDISRGPAVTRYELQPSAGVKISKITGLADDIALNLAAAGVRIEAPIPNKAAVGIEVPNKSISIVGIRELIDSDAFMDAKSKLTVALGKDISGNITTADIGKMPHVLIAGATGSGKSVCINSIIISLLYKSTPDEIRLLMIDPKVVELGVYNGIPHLLVPVVTDPRKAAGALNWAVSEMLNRYKIFADNSVRDLKGYNKLAKQEDNELQPMPEIVIIIDELADLMMAAPNEVEDAICRLAQMARAAGMHLVIATQRPSVDVITGVIKANIPSRIAFAVSSQIDSRTILDGGGAEKLLGRGDMLFLPVGVSKPTRVQGCYVSDKEVEKVVKFVKESQNSVYDENIMNEIERQAVAEKGKSSSDGGGFDADDEMLAKAVEVVVELGQASTSMLQRKLKLGYARAARIIDEMEERGIVGPFEGSKPRAVLITRQQLVEMKMNSEE; translated from the coding sequence ATGGCAGGAAAAAAAGGCGGTGGCAGCACCGCTACCAAACGTAAAAATTCAGCAAAGAGTGCCGCAGAAACCAAGGCGCGGCAAGAGGCGCAGGCTCGTTACCAAAAACAGCTATGTGCGCTTGGTTTGTTTGCTGCGGGCATATTTTTGTTTGCGGTGTGCATTATTGAAGGCAAAAACTTTTGGACAACATTGCACAACAGCTTATTTGGATTGTTCGGTTGGTGTGCGTTTTTGCTTCCGGTATCGCTCATCTACATTGCAATACTTGCAACATTGGATAAAGGGAATATCAAGCACAAGCTGTGGCAAACCGGTGCGCTTATTCTGCTGCTGTGCGGCGTAACGCATGCCTTTGCAATTGGCGAGCTGGAAAGCGAAGGACTGTGGAAGGGCATTGTATACTTGTTTGAGAACGGCACGCGGCTGCGCGGCGGCGGGCTTTTGGCAGGTGTTATCGGTGTGCCGTTTACGGCTATGTTTGGTGCAACCGGTGCAAAAGTCACCATGATTATCCTTATCTTTACCTTTTTAATGATTATTACGGGCACTACGTTGCATGAGTTTATGAAGAGCGCCTATAAGCCGGTGAAAAAGATTGAAGAAGCTTATATGGAAAAAGCAGAAGAACGCCGCACTGTAGCGGGTGCCCGCTTTAACATCGATGTACCATTGGCAGAAGAATTGCCGCAGCATCCTGTGCAAGTAGCGAAACCCACCCTTGAGTATACCGACAGTATGAAAATGGCGAAAGAAAAACTGGTGGGCGAAGATACAGAACATTTTGCAGAGGAACCGCCGAAAGCAAAGTCCTTTTTCGGATTCGGTAAAAAACAACCACCTGCCGAGCAGGAAGAAAAACAGGACAAGCTGGGAATTGACGACATTATCAACAAAGCAATGGGGCTGGAGGCAAACGCTTTCAAGCCTGTCTACATATCAGATGCCGATGCAGAAAACGGAATGATTTCAGAGCCTGTCGTAGAGCAGCAAACCGAGGACGGGCGTTTTCACTTCCAGATCGGTGTAGAAGAAAAAATTGAAAATGAATTTACTGAGACATCAGCAGAAACTGAAAAAGATGAGGGCTTAATCAAAGAGATTCCTGTAGAGCAGGTGAACAGCCTGCCGCTTGAACCGATGGATGCGCACACTATGTTGCAGCGTGCCCTTGCCGAAGAAATTGAACCTGCACAAGATAACCAAATTGACGGTAGGTTTAAAGCCAAGTTTACCGAAAACGACGGCAAAGAGGATTTTAATGCCTATATCTTTCCGCCCATCAGCCTGCTGAAAGAAACAAAAAATGATTTGGCAAGCGATGTGCCCGATGAACTGAAAGCCAACGCGCAGCTGTTGGTAGATACCTTGAACAGCTTTGGTGTGCAGACGCGCATCATCGACATCAGCCGCGGCCCCGCGGTTACCCGTTACGAGCTCCAGCCCTCGGCGGGTGTTAAAATCAGTAAAATTACAGGGCTTGCCGATGACATTGCACTGAATCTTGCAGCAGCAGGGGTTCGAATCGAAGCGCCAATCCCCAACAAAGCGGCTGTGGGTATTGAAGTGCCCAATAAATCCATCAGCATAGTGGGTATTCGCGAGCTGATCGATTCGGATGCGTTTATGGATGCAAAAAGCAAGCTGACCGTAGCGCTCGGCAAGGATATCAGCGGTAATATTACCACGGCAGATATCGGCAAAATGCCGCACGTGCTGATAGCAGGTGCAACCGGTTCGGGTAAATCGGTGTGTATCAACTCCATTATCATTAGCCTGCTGTACAAATCCACTCCCGATGAAATTCGTCTTTTGATGATTGACCCCAAAGTGGTGGAACTGGGTGTTTACAACGGAATTCCGCACCTGTTGGTGCCTGTTGTTACCGATCCGCGCAAAGCCGCAGGCGCGCTGAACTGGGCGGTATCCGAAATGCTCAACCGTTACAAAATTTTTGCCGATAACAGTGTGAGAGACCTGAAAGGTTATAACAAACTGGCAAAGCAGGAGGACAATGAGCTGCAGCCCATGCCCGAAATCGTTATCATCATTGATGAGCTTGCCGACTTGATGATGGCCGCCCCTAACGAGGTAGAGGATGCGATTTGCCGCCTTGCACAAATGGCGCGTGCTGCCGGTATGCATCTTGTAATTGCAACCCAGCGGCCTTCGGTGGATGTAATTACAGGTGTAATCAAGGCGAACATTCCAAGCCGTATTGCATTTGCGGTTTCATCGCAGATAGACAGCCGTACCATATTGGATGGCGGCGGCGCTGAAAAATTGCTTGGGCGCGGCGATATGCTGTTTTTACCGGTGGGTGTTTCGAAACCTACGCGTGTTCAGGGCTGTTATGTCAGCGATAAAGAGGTTGAAAAAGTTGTAAAATTCGTGAAAGAAAGCCAGAACAGCGTATACGATGAGAATATTATGAACGAAATAGAGCGGCAGGCGGTTGCTGAAAAAGGCAAAAGCAGCAGCGATGGCGGCGGCTTTGATGCGGACGATGAAATGCTTGCCAAAGCCGTTGAGGTGGTTGTTGAGCTTGGGCAGGCGTCTACTTCGATGCTGCAGCGCAAACTCAAGCTGGGGTATGCACGTGCTGCTCGCATCATCGATGAAATGGAAGAACGCGGTATTGTAGGCCCGTTTGAAGGCAGCAAGCCGCGTGCCGTGCTCATTACACGCCAGCAGTTGGTTGAAATGAAAATGAATAGTGAAGAATGA
- a CDS encoding bacteriohemerythrin: MAYTFTDDLKTGNATIDHQHEQLFAAINNLLEACSQGKGRAETDKTVKFLYDYTVKHFGDEEKLQQQYHYPDYVNHKKYHTTFTGVVKELMEDLQKNGTSLTLVFK; the protein is encoded by the coding sequence ATGGCATACACATTTACAGACGATTTAAAAACAGGAAACGCGACGATAGACCACCAGCATGAACAGCTTTTTGCTGCAATTAATAATTTACTGGAGGCTTGCTCGCAAGGCAAAGGACGTGCAGAAACCGATAAAACCGTGAAGTTTTTGTACGATTATACCGTAAAGCACTTCGGCGATGAGGAAAAACTGCAGCAGCAGTATCATTACCCCGATTATGTTAATCATAAAAAATATCACACAACATTCACAGGTGTTGTAAAAGAACTGATGGAAGATTTGCAAAAAAACGGCACATCGCTGACATTGGTGTTTAAGTGA
- a CDS encoding YlzJ-like family protein: MTHLYTIVPLDEVFPSEPTQTEVINVNGSYIEGVRGKEGIQISRLISTDPKMYLDKRFSPGQNYKDR, translated from the coding sequence ATGACTCATTTATATACAATTGTTCCATTAGACGAGGTGTTCCCCAGTGAACCCACCCAAACAGAAGTTATAAACGTAAACGGTTCTTATATAGAAGGGGTGCGCGGGAAAGAGGGTATTCAGATATCACGCCTCATTTCGACCGACCCCAAGATGTATCTTGATAAGAGGTTCTCGCCCGGACAGAACTACAAGGATAGATAG
- a CDS encoding deoxycytidylate deaminase → MMRRDKINYYLDIAETVLSRGTCMRRNFGAIIVKNDQIISTGYVGAPRGRKNCTDLGYCTRERLKVPRGTRYELCRSVHAEANAIIHAQRSDTIDSTLYLVGREYESGDYVKNANPCAMCKRLIINAGITTVIVRDDKENYRTISVVDEWVMNDESLDDIVGY, encoded by the coding sequence ATGATGCGACGCGACAAAATCAATTATTATTTGGATATTGCTGAAACCGTACTCTCTCGCGGAACTTGTATGCGAAGAAATTTTGGCGCAATTATTGTCAAAAACGATCAAATTATTTCAACAGGTTATGTCGGTGCGCCAAGGGGACGCAAAAACTGCACCGATTTAGGTTATTGTACCCGCGAACGTTTAAAAGTACCGCGCGGAACGCGTTATGAATTGTGCCGCTCGGTGCATGCAGAGGCAAATGCCATTATCCACGCACAGCGCAGCGATACCATCGATTCCACCTTGTATTTGGTTGGGCGCGAATATGAAAGCGGCGACTATGTTAAAAATGCAAACCCTTGTGCTATGTGCAAGCGCCTTATCATTAATGCGGGCATTACCACCGTGATTGTGCGTGATGACAAAGAAAACTACCGTACCATTAGTGTTGTGGACGAATGGGTGATGAACGACGAATCGCTTGACGATATTGTGGGATATTAA
- a CDS encoding ClpP family protease translates to MRKDEQLLQQTDENEEETSTNDEETTAGEKQTNQILETGSITGTKGKHIIHCLTIIGQVEGHFILPAQNKTTKYEHVIPQLVAIEQDPDIEGLVIILNTVGGDVEAGLAIAELIAGMKKPTVSLVLGGGHSIGVPLACSAKYSLIAPSATMTIHPVRMNGLVLGVPQTLSYFDKMQERIVRFVTDNSSISPERFRELMMNTGEMVMDVGTVLDGESAVNEGLIDELGGLARVIEKLYEMIESKQHDDNQPQNEAARSKDGKKAKTPAKKSEPKGKAAKTRQHKPKEAKR, encoded by the coding sequence ATGCGTAAAGACGAACAGCTGCTACAGCAAACAGATGAAAATGAAGAAGAAACAAGTACAAATGACGAAGAGACAACTGCGGGTGAAAAACAGACAAATCAAATTTTAGAAACAGGTTCTATCACAGGCACGAAGGGGAAGCACATTATACACTGCCTTACCATAATCGGGCAGGTGGAAGGGCATTTTATTTTGCCTGCGCAGAACAAAACAACCAAGTATGAGCATGTTATTCCGCAGCTTGTCGCTATAGAGCAAGACCCCGATATAGAAGGCTTAGTTATTATTCTAAACACCGTTGGCGGTGATGTGGAGGCGGGGCTGGCAATTGCAGAATTGATAGCGGGCATGAAAAAACCAACTGTATCGCTGGTTTTGGGCGGCGGGCATTCCATTGGTGTACCGCTTGCTTGCAGTGCAAAATATTCGCTGATAGCACCTTCGGCGACGATGACCATTCACCCTGTGCGTATGAACGGGCTGGTGCTTGGCGTACCGCAAACACTTTCTTACTTTGATAAAATGCAGGAGCGCATTGTTCGTTTTGTCACCGACAATTCATCTATTTCGCCCGAACGGTTTCGCGAGCTGATGATGAATACCGGTGAAATGGTAATGGATGTGGGCACGGTATTGGATGGCGAAAGCGCCGTTAATGAGGGCCTGATTGATGAACTGGGCGGGCTTGCGCGTGTGATAGAAAAACTGTACGAGATGATTGAAAGCAAGCAGCATGATGACAACCAGCCGCAAAACGAGGCTGCGCGTTCGAAGGACGGTAAAAAAGCCAAAACGCCCGCAAAAAAAAGCGAGCCCAAGGGGAAAGCCGCAAAAACGCGCCAGCATAAGCCTAAGGAGGCAAAACGATGA
- a CDS encoding DUF3006 domain-containing protein has translation MIHLSIDRFEGDYAVCENSGGEMSDILICLLPKGIKEGDIVALHDDGHYEFDIAETERRRKEIIDLQNKLFEE, from the coding sequence ATGATACATCTTTCGATAGACCGCTTTGAAGGTGATTACGCGGTATGCGAAAACAGCGGCGGCGAAATGTCGGATATTCTCATCTGTCTGCTGCCCAAAGGCATAAAAGAGGGTGATATCGTCGCTTTGCATGATGACGGGCATTATGAATTTGATATTGCAGAAACCGAGCGCCGCCGCAAAGAAATTATAGATTTACAGAACAAGCTGTTTGAAGAATAA
- a CDS encoding ComEC/Rec2 family competence protein gives MARYRRPQGINWGFTVVVSLLLAAGILISFADTLNFDFIPTWDEIFEETELADPVFTSADASVHIIDVGQGDSILIKTPEHNILIDAGERESGAQIASYLQSQNAAELDYIIATHPHADHIGGMGYIIEQMDVKNVIAPKVPNSITPTSKAYKNMLTAIQEKGLKIKQPKAGDVYDLEDGAQFTILGPTEPSTEMNNNSVVIKFEYGDTSFVLTGDCEKDMEDEILASGADVAADVLKAGHHGSNTSTSEAWLNAVSPSYAAISCGKDNTYGHPHKEILERLKQAGVAVYRTDLAGTVIFETDGTAIQVKTKK, from the coding sequence ATGGCAAGATACAGAAGACCGCAGGGAATCAATTGGGGGTTTACGGTGGTGGTATCGCTGCTGCTGGCAGCGGGTATTCTTATTTCGTTTGCAGACACCCTGAATTTTGATTTTATCCCAACCTGGGATGAAATATTTGAAGAAACGGAACTCGCTGACCCTGTTTTTACCTCGGCAGATGCATCGGTACATATCATTGATGTAGGGCAAGGGGACAGTATACTTATTAAAACACCCGAGCATAATATACTTATTGATGCAGGCGAACGCGAAAGCGGCGCACAAATAGCAAGCTACCTGCAAAGCCAAAATGCTGCAGAGCTTGATTATATTATTGCAACTCACCCGCATGCCGACCATATTGGCGGAATGGGTTATATAATAGAGCAGATGGATGTAAAGAACGTGATTGCGCCCAAAGTACCCAACAGCATCACACCTACAAGCAAGGCGTATAAAAATATGCTCACTGCAATCCAAGAAAAAGGGCTGAAAATCAAGCAGCCAAAAGCAGGCGATGTATATGATTTGGAAGATGGTGCTCAGTTTACCATTTTAGGCCCAACCGAGCCGAGCACCGAGATGAACAACAACTCTGTAGTGATAAAATTTGAATACGGCGATACCTCTTTTGTGCTCACAGGTGACTGCGAAAAAGATATGGAGGACGAAATACTTGCTTCCGGCGCCGACGTAGCAGCGGACGTGCTCAAGGCTGGACACCATGGCAGCAATACAAGCACGAGCGAGGCGTGGCTGAACGCGGTAAGCCCTTCTTATGCAGCAATCTCTTGCGGCAAAGACAATACCTATGGGCACCCGCACAAAGAAATTTTGGAGCGATTGAAACAAGCAGGTGTTGCTGTTTACCGCACCGACCTTGCAGGCACCGTTATTTTTGAAACAGACGGTACTGCAATTCAGGTAAAAACCAAAAAATAA
- a CDS encoding HD domain-containing protein, whose translation MSRVTFEDVKANEAIRIYIKRADETLITMGYTEHSFAHVSKCAQQAYELLDALGYGQRICELAQISAYMHDIGNVINREDHAQSGAIMAFRILDQMGMPADEISTVITAIGNHDESTAVPVNAVAAALILADKCDVRRSRVRNRDIATFDIHDRVNYAVERSDLNLSDDNTAVILDLTIDPEICPVMNYFEIFLNRMLLCRRAADYLKLKFKLIINGLDVL comes from the coding sequence ATGTCACGAGTAACATTCGAAGATGTGAAGGCAAATGAAGCCATACGCATTTATATTAAACGTGCCGACGAAACCCTGATTACTATGGGCTATACCGAACACTCTTTTGCCCACGTAAGCAAATGTGCGCAGCAGGCATACGAGCTATTGGATGCACTCGGTTATGGGCAGCGCATCTGCGAACTTGCGCAGATATCCGCTTACATGCACGACATCGGCAATGTCATCAATCGTGAAGACCATGCACAAAGCGGAGCCATTATGGCGTTTCGTATCCTCGACCAAATGGGTATGCCTGCCGACGAAATCTCGACGGTTATCACTGCGATCGGCAACCATGACGAAAGCACCGCGGTGCCTGTAAATGCCGTTGCCGCCGCGCTGATACTGGCAGACAAATGCGATGTGCGCCGCAGCCGCGTGCGCAACCGCGATATTGCAACCTTTGATATTCACGACCGGGTGAATTACGCTGTAGAACGTTCAGATTTGAACTTATCCGACGACAACACCGCTGTAATTCTTGACCTTACGATTGACCCGGAAATTTGCCCTGTGATGAACTATTTCGAGATTTTTCTCAACCGTATGCTGCTTTGCCGCCGCGCTGCCGATTATTTGAAACTGAAATTTAAATTAATCATCAACGGGTTAGATGTTTTGTGA
- the galE gene encoding UDP-glucose 4-epimerase GalE: MAILVTGGAGFIGSHTVVELLEQGKEVVIADNFINSKPEALNRIRKITGKDFKFYEVDMLDKQGLNKIFDENNIEAVIHFAALKAVGESVSQPLRYYYNNLTGTLVLCGVMAEYGCKKIVFSSSATVYGMHNQVPFVETMPTSATNPYGYTKVMNEQILTDLYTADNEWSVVLLRYFNPIGAHESGLIGEDPNGIPNNLLPYIAQVAAGKLKALSVYGNDYDTPDGTGVRDYIHVVDLARGHLKALNKLDSDKGVNIYNLGTGKGYSVLDVVNAFKKASGKDVPYNIVPRRPGDIANCYADSSKAKRELGWQAEYDIDRMCLDSWNFTKNNPNGL; the protein is encoded by the coding sequence ATGGCAATTTTAGTAACAGGCGGTGCAGGCTTTATTGGAAGCCATACTGTAGTAGAACTGTTGGAGCAGGGCAAAGAGGTAGTTATTGCCGATAACTTCATCAACTCAAAACCCGAAGCGCTCAACAGAATCCGCAAAATTACAGGTAAAGACTTTAAATTCTACGAAGTGGATATGCTGGACAAACAGGGCCTGAATAAAATATTCGATGAAAACAACATTGAGGCAGTCATCCATTTTGCAGCACTCAAAGCAGTGGGCGAAAGTGTATCGCAGCCACTGCGCTATTACTATAATAATCTTACGGGTACTTTGGTGCTGTGTGGGGTAATGGCAGAGTATGGCTGCAAAAAAATTGTGTTTTCTTCTTCGGCAACTGTGTATGGAATGCACAACCAAGTGCCATTTGTTGAAACAATGCCCACTTCGGCAACCAATCCTTACGGTTACACTAAGGTAATGAACGAGCAAATTCTTACCGACCTATACACCGCCGATAACGAGTGGAGTGTGGTGCTGCTGCGCTACTTTAACCCCATCGGTGCGCACGAAAGCGGGCTGATTGGCGAAGATCCGAACGGGATTCCGAACAATTTGCTGCCATACATCGCACAGGTTGCCGCGGGCAAACTGAAAGCGCTAAGTGTTTATGGTAATGATTACGATACGCCCGATGGTACCGGTGTACGCGACTATATCCACGTGGTAGACCTTGCAAGAGGGCACCTGAAAGCACTGAACAAATTAGACAGCGACAAAGGTGTAAACATTTATAACCTCGGTACAGGCAAAGGCTACAGTGTGCTGGATGTTGTAAATGCGTTTAAAAAAGCAAGCGGAAAAGATGTACCCTACAACATTGTGCCACGTCGCCCCGGTGATATTGCAAACTGCTATGCAGACAGCAGCAAAGCAAAACGTGAACTGGGCTGGCAAGCAGAGTATGACATTGACCGTATGTGCCTTGATTCTTGGAATTTTACCAAAAATAACCCCAACGGGTTGTAA
- the rsmA gene encoding 16S rRNA (adenine(1518)-N(6)/adenine(1519)-N(6))-dimethyltransferase RsmA, which produces MSNLTNIGTVKDILNRHGFTFSKALGQNFIVNPSVCPRIAEMGGAQKGVGIIEIGAGIGVLTYELASRAEKVVVIELDSRLLPILDETLSEFNNIKIINQDVLKVDLAKLIAEEFAGMDVAVCANLPYYITSPILMGLLEAKLPIKSITVMVQKEAAQRICAEEGTRDVGAISLAVRYYSEPKVLFSVSRGSFMPSPDVDSCVIRLDIRETPAVQVDSEEHFFKVIRGAFLQRRKTVANSLSSALGLEKSAVNKALEQADIPLNARPEQLTLHQFKTIAEQI; this is translated from the coding sequence ATGTCCAACCTTACCAATATCGGCACCGTTAAAGATATACTCAACCGCCACGGCTTTACTTTTTCAAAAGCACTGGGGCAAAATTTTATTGTTAACCCATCTGTTTGCCCGCGCATAGCCGAAATGGGCGGTGCACAAAAAGGTGTGGGCATCATCGAAATTGGTGCAGGTATCGGTGTGCTCACCTATGAATTGGCAAGCCGTGCGGAAAAAGTGGTTGTTATTGAACTGGACAGCCGCCTGCTGCCCATACTGGACGAAACACTCAGTGAATTTAATAATATCAAAATTATAAACCAAGATGTTTTAAAAGTAGATTTGGCAAAACTGATTGCTGAGGAGTTTGCGGGCATGGATGTTGCTGTGTGCGCAAACCTGCCCTACTACATTACTTCACCTATTTTGATGGGGCTGTTGGAAGCAAAGCTGCCTATCAAATCCATAACTGTCATGGTGCAAAAAGAGGCGGCGCAGCGTATTTGTGCCGAAGAAGGCACACGGGACGTAGGCGCAATCAGCCTTGCTGTGCGCTATTACAGCGAGCCTAAGGTTCTCTTTTCGGTATCACGCGGCAGTTTTATGCCTTCGCCCGATGTGGATTCTTGTGTTATACGCTTGGATATTCGTGAAACTCCCGCAGTACAAGTAGATAGTGAGGAGCACTTTTTCAAGGTAATCCGCGGTGCATTTTTACAGCGCAGAAAAACTGTTGCAAATTCACTTTCCTCTGCACTGGGCTTGGAAAAATCAGCAGTGAATAAAGCGTTGGAACAAGCCGATATTCCGCTGAATGCACGCCCTGAACAGCTTACGCTCCATCAATTTAAAACCATCGCAGAGCAGATTTAG
- a CDS encoding YgiQ family radical SAM protein translates to MPFLPLNKQEMQERGWDDVDFVCVTGDAYVDHPSFGIAIISRVLEAEGFRVGMIAQPDYRNAKSFDVYGRPKYGYFVTGGNIDSMVAHYTAAKRKRSDDAYTPGGKAGKRPDRATIVYCNKIRELYHDVPIMIGGIEASLRRFAHYDYWDDAVRPSILIDSQADILSFGMGEKQTAEIAHRLASGEDVHSLTDIRGTCYVAAHGTPVESAVSIASYARVSTDKTAYAKATKQQIDEQDYVYGKPIVQKHGEVAVVQNPPMVALNQQELDKVFSLPFMRYYHPSYEAQGGVAAIEEVEFSIMHNRGCFGHCNFCSIAYHQGRHVTCRSTQSVLNEAKAFTKNPRFKGYIHDVGGPTANFRLPSCKKQEKLGLCKDKKCLAPTACPALQVDHKEYLEMLRELRDIPKVKQVFIRSGIRFDYLMQDKNDAFLKELITHHVSGQLKVAPEHCSAQVLDRMGKPHIEAYNQFQEKFYQITKRIGKEQYLVPYLMSSHPGSTLKDAVQLALFLKRNNIRPEQVQDFYPTPATVSTCMFYTGIDPYTMKPVYVPKTSEEKAMQRALLQYFRPENRRLVKIALLKAGRADLIGNGKECLIPPDKDFVEKQKYITQRKELESRGKPKSKSRYAKGKPKQRPKAKPGKG, encoded by the coding sequence ATGCCATTTTTACCACTGAATAAGCAAGAGATGCAGGAACGCGGATGGGATGACGTCGATTTTGTTTGTGTAACAGGCGATGCGTACGTCGACCACCCCAGTTTCGGCATTGCCATTATCTCGCGCGTGCTGGAGGCTGAGGGGTTTCGCGTGGGCATGATTGCCCAGCCCGACTACCGCAATGCCAAGTCGTTCGATGTTTACGGCAGACCAAAGTACGGGTATTTTGTCACAGGCGGCAATATCGACAGTATGGTGGCGCACTATACTGCTGCAAAACGCAAGCGCAGTGATGATGCCTACACCCCGGGCGGAAAGGCGGGCAAACGCCCCGACCGAGCCACCATAGTCTATTGCAATAAAATCCGTGAGCTTTACCACGATGTGCCAATTATGATTGGCGGTATCGAGGCAAGTTTGCGCCGTTTTGCGCATTACGATTATTGGGACGATGCGGTGCGTCCATCTATTTTAATTGATTCCCAAGCGGATATTTTAAGCTTTGGCATGGGCGAAAAGCAAACAGCAGAAATTGCACACCGCCTTGCCTCAGGTGAGGACGTGCACAGCCTTACAGACATACGCGGTACATGCTATGTTGCAGCCCATGGCACACCGGTAGAAAGTGCGGTGTCGATTGCATCGTATGCAAGGGTGAGCACCGATAAAACAGCGTATGCAAAGGCAACAAAGCAGCAAATAGATGAGCAAGATTACGTTTACGGCAAACCCATTGTGCAAAAGCACGGAGAAGTGGCTGTGGTACAAAACCCGCCTATGGTTGCGCTGAACCAGCAGGAACTGGACAAGGTGTTTTCTTTGCCATTTATGCGGTATTATCACCCAAGCTACGAGGCACAGGGCGGGGTTGCGGCAATCGAAGAGGTAGAGTTTTCGATTATGCATAACCGCGGGTGCTTTGGGCACTGCAATTTCTGTTCGATTGCGTATCATCAGGGCAGGCATGTAACCTGCCGCAGTACACAATCGGTGCTTAACGAAGCAAAAGCGTTTACAAAAAATCCTCGCTTTAAAGGATATATCCACGACGTGGGCGGACCGACTGCAAACTTCCGCCTGCCAAGCTGCAAAAAGCAGGAAAAACTGGGCTTGTGTAAAGACAAAAAGTGCCTTGCGCCCACCGCCTGCCCCGCTTTACAGGTTGACCACAAAGAATACCTTGAGATGTTGCGCGAGTTGCGTGATATCCCCAAGGTAAAACAGGTGTTTATTCGCTCGGGTATCCGCTTCGATTACCTAATGCAGGATAAAAACGATGCTTTTCTCAAAGAGTTGATTACCCATCATGTGAGCGGACAACTGAAAGTTGCCCCTGAGCATTGCTCTGCACAGGTACTCGATCGTATGGGCAAACCACATATCGAGGCATATAATCAGTTTCAAGAGAAATTTTATCAAATCACCAAACGCATCGGCAAAGAGCAATATTTGGTGCCATACCTGATGTCGTCGCACCCGGGTTCTACACTCAAAGATGCGGTTCAGTTGGCGCTGTTCCTAAAAAGAAACAACATCCGTCCTGAACAGGTACAGGATTTCTATCCGACACCCGCGACGGTTTCTACCTGCATGTTCTATACAGGGATAGACCCGTACACCATGAAACCGGTGTACGTGCCCAAAACATCTGAAGAAAAAGCCATGCAGCGCGCGCTGCTTCAATATTTCCGCCCGGAAAACCGCCGTTTGGTCAAGATTGCGTTACTAAAGGCGGGACGAGCCGATTTGATTGGCAACGGCAAAGAGTGCCTGATTCCACCCGATAAAGATTTTGTAGAAAAGCAGAAATATATTACTCAGCGTAAAGAATTGGAAAGCAGAGGTAAACCGAAAAGCAAGAGCCGCTACGCCAAAGGCAAACCCAAGCAACGCCCCAAAGCGAAGCCCGGCAAAGGTTAA